The Hevea brasiliensis isolate MT/VB/25A 57/8 chromosome 9, ASM3005281v1, whole genome shotgun sequence nucleotide sequence aaaggaccaaatatgAGTAGCACAGATGTGATAACctggtagagactctgaaagatacagTTAGCAAGTACAGTTGTCATGTTTGGAGGAAGAGTGGAACCagagatagaatagtcaagttctactttgagtaagataaaagaaataaatgaaaggacaacctgaaggcacagaataaaaggaacaaagttaagatatagggtaggctaagtgttattcttggcaaggtgaattacaaggatggaggtatggaatctagtaatgtgatactcatagcatgatgtaaTTGAGGTAGTGCCAGGGGCTAGAATATAAACCTTAGAGTtgcatgattggatcatactctatCTATCCCCTATTCCTAAAGTGCAGTGGATAGCAATAGGCTAAGATTCctttaacttgttaacagtatcaagaagattaggcgagaAATACAATAAAAATGAGCAAAAGCTAGGAGGTGTGCAATGGTATAATGAACTATCTAATCAGGCAGAGAAAATAAGTTAGTAAAtattaagttgaataaaagtcaatctaatgGATCAAatgggtatgatgagaggaaagaatgatagataatgacacataggctttaggttagacttttgagatagtaagaaggtagttagaggttcgttatgaatgtcaagtACACatctttagtgtgatcaacagaatcactttgcagtgaagcaataatgaCAGAACAATAATAAGGGTAGAACGAAAAGCGACTAGTATAGgtagttataaatcactagaaagttcaaagatcaaattaatgaccatattaAGTGCTGGAAAaatctattagtgagagaaatctttcaggattcaacaaaagttaagggcacaatataaataaTGATAGGTATGAATCATAGAtcaagtataagtaaagttaataaattataaaatattatgtcagaagGGACAAtgatacggtaaagggttcatgcagataataccttataggtagagcacaattgtgctaggagatgatgaaattgaaGAGAAATatcaagaaacataggttaaacgttattatatagataatcgggcgtagttgactgtaagaggatatttttctttatcTTCAAGTTTAGATCGTACTTTTAGCTATGAAAGTCTACATAAGCAAGGGAAATAGTGTTGAGATGACCTAGTATTTAAGAACCTGATAAGCACCAGTCTGCACATATTATTCTTAAAAAGAAAATGACGGTAagtgtgtacctaatgttaagtatgaaggGACAAACTGAGTAGTAACAAGAATTAAGTTTAGTTAGTTACCAGGGCTTGCAACCTTTCTGAACTATAAGCTGAAAGAAATGCTAGTTGTAGATAAGTTTTAGCAAATGAAAGTACTGTTGATGGAtaaagttgaggctgaagtttggaaagctatgggtagtatatgtgattatattaaggagaatgaacacgtgaagtatcttgtttggaattaaggcatagcACACATATCCCACAGCCATGCTAGTTCGGGtagaacttatagtttctggggctcctatccatccaagaTGAGCAACTTTCTACTAAGGTTGGTAAGGAATGATAattttctgatagttaagttgggaaaggggataaaaaaaaaattctatggttaattacaagtgttacataatgtgaaggatgtgctggtaggagtcaatcataaggttagaattctcaaagtaatagaactagtaatcatAATAGgactaataaataaaaagaaagttaaagttgatgataggatggacatccttgaaaaaaaaataataaataaataaatatataagaatGAGAGAGGTTAAGGTTAAATAATAAGTACAGTAGGTTGAAaggatatcaacaatagcagaaacaGAAAAAGGAAATAGATAAGTTCCAAAGGACAGGAGAAGAGCTCAATAaatttagttacaattatgagaaTAAGAAGGAATAAGCCTACTAGGGGCACACCAagggatgtttaaaacaagttatggtgAGGTAATAGATTCAAGGAATAGTGAAACCTCAACCTAAGTGTCAATGTGTCAGGAAGTACTTCACATAATAAGAAGCTTGAGGAAGAAGTTAGGATATTCCCATTCCAGAGGAGGAGTGGGAAATGATAAAGTCACATGGActgggttgtcagggaatataaacacttttgtcatATAAGAGAAGAGACTCAATTCACTTTCTGATGTTGATAAATGGTACACTTAGCCCTTGGAGAGAACTCTacctaactagttacataagatggacagaggttgatctaagtaccttagtaatgacacaaatagattggaaatttgaagtatcatgaaaataagaagatgCATAGATGCTAACCGTTGAGGTCAAGGGACAAGTAAAGATTTAGAATAAGATGCCTATGATAGGTGCTATAGGAAACATCTTATAGAACATTTTAGGATAAAGAAtataagtcatgtccttgggAAGCAGAAGGTTGAGGGGTAAGCGCTAATGTTGATTAAAGTTAAGAGACATCAAGTCAAGTACAGAGAGGTATAGTGAATACTTGAGATGTCAAAAAAATGGTCAATAAATAGTTAAGAGATAAGAGAATCTCTAGTAAAAGATGATGACAATTAGGGCACTACGGTAAAAATCAGAGAGCAGAGGAATGCGATCTATACTGCACAAAGAGTTTAGAGAATAAAGCGTTTTAACCATCTTTGCTTAGCTGGAGGAGTAAATACTCGCACCTATCCCAATAGCCCTCTTTCCTTATCCCATGTTTATTTGAAAATTCGAAGAAGAATTTTTCTTAAGGAGGGAAGAATGTAAtaacccaaatttttaaattataaataaaataaaaagaaaatattattttattaatattataggatttatttgaattgattttaaaataaaggaagataattagaataaataaataataataaaatatatatatatatatatatattaatatattgtgggttatagtattttaatcttaaatattttgaaagtttaatttaataataataataataattaaaaaaaaaaagagagaattgGAAGGTGATAGTGGCGTGTAGCAGTGGGCTACACCCATTGTCAACTGCTGCTGTAGCAGcagcaatttaaaaaaaaaaaataatatatatatatatattttttttttgatttctctctctctctctctctctctctcccacaccaccaccactctctctctcatctctctccctctctcccttTTCTTGCTCCGGTGATACTCCCCTCCCCCCCCTCGGGCGGCTGGCGGCACCAGCAATCATTGGCGGCCAGCAACCGTGCGCAGTAGTCCTGGCGGTGGCTCCTGTGAGCTTTGGGGATAATTCAATTTCTAGAGACTTCtgcataaatttttgaaaattttgagacacagataagttTTGGATAAGATTATTTACATTATTTCTTAGTCTATAGTGCTTAAATACAGTATTTCTTAaataggaaaaattggagaaaaattctaagaaaaatatatgatgaaagtaaaattatttagaaatattttatggtatttgttgaatttttaagtgattgttgaatatttaaaatatatatatatatatatatatatatatataaattttagttAGATGTTTAGCGTCTGAGCATATAAGATCATATGAATTtatggtatttaaattttataggaTAGGTTGCAGCTTGAGAATGGAGAGTTAAATATGTGAATGTTGATTTTGGTTGAATTAAGaacatgttagctgttggaaacttatagaatttaataatattctcgaataaaaatttataaaatattaatgggtgattagaaaattgcaATTCCTTTTGCGATAGTTTTATAACTTtattaaggactgcggggcaaaattttagaatttttagagcttatttgagtagattttttttacaaaatgtcaattatagggactaaaacgtaatttttaagtttatgactattgtctaATTTAGAGGGCCCAGGAGAGgtcatatgatgttgatgagatgtaaTTGTGAAAATtgagatttagaagtgttattttgaactcttttgcaggttgggtaagtcctaagTATATGGGAGACTCTGCTAGATTTTTGACATGACTTAGGGTATCTTTGGTTCTTTTtaaatttgtattgagtcaaatatattaaataatttcaatgaaattgtcaggtgagtcagGACAGCCTTTCTCCTCAGCCTAGTCACCACAGTGACCTCgattcaagtttgtgagtaaaatattgattttaattataatttcaatattattatatgttcatggATGCCCATGCAtcgcttataaatatatatctatgtagttaaatactatgcacgttttatattacatttttaattgATGATATGCTATGGCTAttattttatggtaatttggagcagtgtgcgtgtgttggtgtACGTGTAGTGTGTGGTATTGGTTATGGACAGGACGAGTAGACGCGGTtggagcttgactcactgggacCCAATCCTTTTATGGATAATTCAGGGTAGGCatggctcgagatgatctcgctagccccgcatttggtttatcaagcgaaagtccggcttgagagacactcgttggcagaggttggattaagagagctatataggagatcagctcccatatatgtactgtttgaatattattgggtgtgtgagtgcttcaaattgcctttttgctgttatgatgtgaattgtatgaaaattttgatggtattgcattccactcttcaggatgcattaactttagatagctatagaaattatggttaaaatcagtattttactctctgagtcgaatactcactcctgttcaccttatttttcagGATACAGGAGATTTCTTATTGAGTTTTAACCTATCTCTCTCCTTCGTAGGCAATCTACTAATATCTGTTATActtgtataattttactaaattctaGACTCTAtatgtgttaggagtattttaattaatttgagactataaaataatattatgttgaatttgtaagaatattaaatgcatgtatgtgtatgtgtgattggattggatgagggagctgagctcccatttgattttatgacatgATGAGTATATGGAGCGTGAGCTGAGcttcccaatttattatatatattgtgtttacaggtcgagtgagtcaaaaactctccattATATGGCTCatgttatggccagactctgtccggttgaattcttaaaattgggcttaaaatgggccttaggattgggttaaggaatagttaggcttactacgggcctcgggagctttaggctggcccaggtcctagtgtcggtccgactCATAGGTTAGGTAGTGATAATAATACTTTATTtcactattaaaatttaaaaatatttaccactataaatattattttttttaacattaaatttatcactaaatataactaaaataaaaaagaagaacaTACCTTCAACAACAGAGAGAGAACGTTGAGGAGAGGGAGAAAACACTGAAAGGGAAAAGTAGAGAACattgaaagagagaaggagagaacaTATTTATAAAGGACTAGAGGAGAAAGATAAGGGCAGCTAGCTGCTACCTAAGGTAACACCCAGCAGATGGGACCCATTAGCTTAGGTAGCACCCAGCTACCACAGTAGCAGCTCAGTGCTACCCATGGTAGCACCCAGATAATGGAGCGTGGCAGCAGGTAGCACCAAGCTACCAGCCCCgtcactttttattttttttcgcaTTTTACaaataagtcaataatttaatattcttgtGTCAGAGTGGCAGATAGTAGCTACTTTAAGTAGAAATCAGCTGACaacttcattttttattattttttttcatttcagtcCTCATAAAATTTTTTTGTCTTTTTTACCCCCAAGTCGCTACTCATACTAGAGTCTTCCTGTCTCTCTCCGTCAACTCAGCACCTCCCACCCCCTTTTGGTAAATAAGTCTAAGGTATCcccttttggtttttttttttttttttctaattacacCCTCTGGGTAATTTCCCCCAACCTTCATATAATATCCGGCTAGCATTGCCTTTCTTATGTTGACATAGTAGTCACGGCTGTTGAAGTCGGTGCTGCATAACGTAAGGTTAAACCTCGTCATGATGCGTACAAGCTGTTGTCTCACATTATCAGCAGCCTTGAGAGGTCGATGGTTGACAAAACTTTTATAGCACAAAGATGAATCCTCATCTGCAGCCCATTTAGAAAAAATATACATACAAGAACATAAATGGCATGCAAATTGGagaatacagatctaaaaaagagaaacaaagtgagagagagagagaggggggtgGTTGGGAGAAACTTACTGTTCTGCTTGTATGCATGGTACACATTCAACAGCGTCAAGTGATCCCCATCTATGTGACCAAACCTAGCTTTTGCTTCATCGACAGCCTTTTGAGCCTCCCTAGGTCGGACAAAGCAATTGGATACTAAAGAAAGAATTTGGTTATCACAGAAGAGGCCCATTGTAGGTTAGCAGATGCATACAGGCAAGACGACACCATTTTCTTCATGAGGTAATACTGAGAAACTGCAACTATCTGCATCAGCACTTACTTAGAATCTGATGGTGCATGCCAACCGGGGGCATGGAacctgttagaagaaagaatacaagtaataaaggaaaggattgtgtatttgtctgtgtcttcttttacagagatattacatctatttatacataagaatataagctaatttagacaagaataataattgctgtaattatgctacataaatctcctataatcatgctaattgctataattatgctacacaaatctcctataatcattctaattactgtaattatgctaacacccccccccctcaaactcaaggtggtagcataggtgccaacttgagtttgcttaaaagATCTTGAAAGTGAGCGGGAGGATGTGTTTTGGTGAATATTTCAGCGGTTTGGCTGACAaaggagacaggaatcaaacatatggtgccatgagcaacatgataacgtacaaaatgacaatcaatttcgatgtgtttggtacgctcatgaaatacatcattatgagaaatctgtatggcacttctattatcgcaatgaagcattgtggcagaagaatgagtgacacccaaatcaatTAATAACCActgtaaccaaagtaattcagatgtagcatcagtAAGAGTAtgatattcagattctgtgctagaatGTGCAACgacagtttgctttttgctacgccaaaagataagagaattacccaagaagaaacaataactaGTTGTAGAGCGACGATCTATCGAatcaccagcccaatcagcattagagtagccagataatactagggaggaggcaATGGAAAAGTGCAAACAATGAacaagagtgcctttgatataacgaaggattcgaagtactgcagagaaatgaTTTAAGCGACGAGTAGACATAAACTGGCTAACCAGATGaacagcatatgaaatatcaggtcgagtaactgtgagataaacaagactcccgacaagctgtcgatataaagtagaatcatcaagaggagtgtcatcaagaggtgtaagtttacAATTGAactccaatggggttgatactattttgctatcagtgatgcctgctcgagaaagtaagtcagatgcatacttggcttgagatagataatagccatcagaattttgagaaacttcaagacccaaaaaatagctgagagaacccaggtctttcatttcaaaatgttgattgagataatattgtaactctgaaatactagatgaatcatctcctgttattatcatatcatcaacataaagcaataGAAGAATAATACCACTGTCAGTTAggcgagtgaataatgcagaatcatgtggactagagagaaaaccaagttgagcaaaagtggaactaaatttggcaaaccaggccctgggagcttgttttaatccatataaggctcgctGAAGTTTGCAAatcttatgaggagaatgataaccaggaggaggatgcatataaacctcttatgttaaatcaccatgaagaaaagcatttttgacatccattCGGAAAAGTTTTcatttacgaactgcagcaaTAACTAAGAGACTACGAATAGATATTAATCGGGCCACTAGAGCAAAAGTTTTTTCATAGTCGATatcatactcttgagtgtaccctttggctactaagcgagctttgtagcattcaatagttccatcagaatgggtcttgattttgtaaatccatttgcaaccaataggggtcttgtttggtgaaagatcaactaaatcccaagtatgagttttctctaaagcctgaagtttgtcagtcatagcttgctgccaaagagggtcagtacttgcctcacgataagaacgaggctcatgaagggttcaatagtagagtaacagtgaaaatcagaaagataatgaggagtttctcttacacagGTAGAACGATAAAGAGCAGTGCTAAGAGGAGATGCAAGCGCAGGTAttggatcaacaactggtgcagattcaacaggggcaggtgtagttgggctaatattgagcacatcacaatcatctgaatcaggacttggaaacagctctttggaggagtcagtgaaaaatagagagtcaatattgacagagtgatgaaatttggaaagacaagagaacatagtattgtcccaaaaggtaacatgacgagagatgcgtaactgatgcgtcccaaccgcaagtgcacgggtcgtacaagtagtatagaaaaatatcgatcccacgaggagttgtgttaatgattgaattttcgatataaaagttgactaaattgaagtatttacgagattaaaatgatgaattaatgggtaatggggtgtgaaatctaaatgtgcaaaattaatattctattcaacaatgtattaattaaactaaaattgcatcaaatagaaataagcaagttcaaatatggcaatatttaaattggcaaatgattaaattcgattagaaattaacaatggtaaaaaggcgattccggagttcgggatttcatattcgagctattttgggattttaaattggttatccaatcttgtgatactaatgggttttaaggagattaattcttaaatcctttgaattccctttcgagtgagacaaagagtgccttaatcaaactaatcctactttcgtgagttagaattaattaagacccattaagttctttaattaatctatgaatcctcttaatccttagcctatttctaggtctaagttaattaagtccaatttcctgattatctatcacaaggccttctcctttcggtgcttcaaccatggattaagaacattactcaatgggatcctacattaagcatgtcattaagcatacaagaaatgaataaaactcattaagaccacaaaatatagattacccaatcaaaatccacaaaatatctcaaatattacaacccttactccgaatcaaaagtaaactactcactatccataatgcttacaagatatgatgagtttaaatggaaataaagctttaatctaagctaagaagtaagtaattaaacactagaaatgtagaaaagtgtaaagaaagaaagaaatctgcaaatcttagttgaaaatggtgtggaaggtgaaatgactcctcaaattctgcttagcctcctcctttcttcctttgctcctttttctccctctctaaaatgagaaaatgggactatttatagcatttttctgacatggagccctaaaatagtatgttctaggaggaatacattaagggaatcttctgccagctcattaatgaactctttatggactgcataagtggactgcataagttatgcagtcccttatgcacatttcggctgatTCTGGTTACTTATGCggtcgcatgacttggtgcataggttatgcacaatttcgtgaatctgcataagggaggtgagaataTGCATAAGTCGTGgcatctccttatgcacatttcggctggttctggaacagtgttcttcctccttatgcagaactgcatagcttatgcagcaagttatgcacagtttggtcaatgcatatttcagcttgaaaacttgttttttggcatctttttgctgtagaagacactcctcaatggcaaaattctctttagtccttcaaaaacaccatttttcctacaaaacaaagtaaaaattacaaattagtgcaaaattgacaactatggaaaactaactaattaactaatgaaattagctaaaaaaatgactaataaccaaataaaatgattatgaaattagacctaaatgactatgcaaaatgtgtgcatcaaatacccccaaactcaagcttttgcttgtcctcaagcaaactttaaaatgtgatgcaaagtttttaggggtgccttatccaaagagttatgaaaattacctattaaagtaactaaacacacctttagccatactaacaatccatatacccatccttcaaaatgcaaagaatctaatgcttatccaagctttcaccgcttagccatcaagtcaattatcattcaaaatccccaaaccaaccaatcaaaagagagagagtcatgctcaaaaggaattctagaacaatcaatagtcaaagtgtctctatatagaatgatggaattaaatgaatgaatggataattttccaatcccataggcaaattccctactcctatctccactaatgtagcaaatactatcaagagatcaaaggtctttttagggatgtaatggggccatggggttcaaaatgaggctaagaagaagaatgggtaaaaaggattcaaagcatgagaatatttcaaatcttaacaacataaggtacacttcttattttattataattttttttttttgtatatatggaggagagaagtacacaatgagaattgtcaagtgctagcaaaacacataaaaatggagggacattttgatactttaaacttgtatcttgcatttttttttttttatgattgtccctaaaattgccacccccaaactcattccttttaatactttgagtggatttctttcaatttgaatgacaatagtgaaaatcACATATAGTAGCACttgtacaagatgacaagcacttcttctcccttttattgtatattttttctttttttttctttttctcttttttttttatgtacctaatattgtaaataattattctcatgaaaagggttggagtgtttggttcattggctaggtaataataagggtttcaagaaaaattaggggtaaaaaggctcaaaggggtttgcaaggataaattttagttaggaaaagggccaaaggtttaaaatgagaaggtttaaatcaatgaatgcctaatcatctctcttttcaagtacaagctggtatttcgccttgaaaggtttagaaaatttgttctaggattggtgagacatcatttgactaccttatatccaataattccctctaaacacttccatctccaaatgactagttgggtggctttttggctaagaagatataggcaagggatagacacttcaaaaccttgcaccttttaggaaactttcaatccacaaacccaactaaaaggtgagtcaaatcactttcataggcacattttcaatactcaagggatttggcaaaagattttaatgcatggtgtttggcaaaagattttaatgcatggtgtatgattcctaaaatgagtaatgcatgaactaaatggaggaagtctatttgtatgaaatttgtacaatttctaagtgatgtataatgtgtgtgtaaatgtgtaatgaatatgtatggatggatgtatatgtaaaatatttacaatatatgtaaatgaaatgggatgagatgctcttatactcaaaatgtaaaaaataaagctaaaaatcaaaatgtgcacccccaaactcaaaattggacattgtcctcaatgtctcaaatagtagatatccaaaactcaaagcaaata carries:
- the LOC131183349 gene encoding probable pre-mRNA-splicing factor ATP-dependent RNA helicase DEAH3, with amino-acid sequence MGLFCDNQILSLVSNCFVRPREAQKAVDEAKARFGHIDGDHLTLLNVYHAYKQNNEDSSLCYKSFVNHRPLKAADNVRQQLVRIMTRFNLTLCSTDFNSRDYYVNIRKAMLAGYYMKVAHLERTGHCLTVKDNHVVHLHPSNSLDHKPKWVIYDEYVLSRNFISMVTDIRGEWLVDIAPHYYDLDNFPNCEAKRVLEKLYRKREREKEKSKNRK